A stretch of the Planctomycetota bacterium genome encodes the following:
- the mgtE gene encoding magnesium transporter, which produces MPGQTNPTAQLLDVEIRELIAARRYRELRDALAPLPPFDVAAVLDLLSPQEAAVAFRLLPRELAGEAFATLDYESEQAIIDALGDRATRTMLGAMDPDDRAALLDEMPTAAATRLMNQLGDEDRRVTQQILGYPDESVGRLMTPDYVRLRPEWTIAQALAHIRRFGRDAETVHWVYVIDDDNKLIDDLHIRSVLLAEPGDDVRSLMDDGFLALSATDDQEHAARTMLDYDRTVLPVVDTTGVLLGIVTIDDVADVVEAEATEDIQLLAGVEALGEPYMRTSLGSMLRKRGLALAVLFVVQVVTIAILGGFDAALEAHLILAMLVPLMISCGGNTGTQASSLLIRAVSLREVAPRDWLRVARKELLTGAALGLALGAMGVGIVFVVDRLGLATTDEPARVGLAVGLAVFAIVTWAAMLGGLLPLALEKLRADPANLSSPLVATLMDISGILIYLGVATALLGV; this is translated from the coding sequence ATGCCCGGACAGACCAACCCCACCGCCCAGCTGCTGGACGTCGAGATCCGCGAGCTGATCGCGGCCCGGCGTTATCGGGAGCTCCGCGACGCCCTGGCGCCGCTGCCGCCCTTCGACGTCGCCGCCGTCCTCGACCTGCTGAGCCCCCAGGAGGCCGCCGTCGCGTTCCGGCTGCTGCCGCGGGAGCTGGCGGGCGAGGCCTTCGCCACCCTCGACTACGAGAGCGAGCAGGCGATCATCGACGCCCTGGGCGACCGCGCCACGCGGACCATGCTGGGCGCCATGGACCCCGACGACCGCGCGGCGCTGCTCGACGAGATGCCCACCGCCGCCGCCACCCGGCTGATGAACCAGTTGGGCGACGAGGACCGCCGCGTCACCCAGCAGATCCTGGGCTATCCCGACGAATCCGTGGGGCGGCTGATGACCCCCGACTACGTGCGGCTGCGGCCCGAGTGGACCATCGCCCAGGCGCTCGCGCACATCCGCCGCTTCGGCCGCGACGCGGAGACGGTGCACTGGGTGTACGTCATCGACGACGACAACAAGCTGATCGACGACCTGCACATCCGCTCGGTGCTGCTCGCCGAGCCCGGGGACGACGTGCGGTCGCTGATGGACGACGGCTTCCTGGCGTTGAGCGCCACCGACGACCAGGAGCACGCCGCCCGCACCATGCTCGACTACGACCGCACGGTGCTGCCGGTGGTCGATACCACCGGGGTGCTGCTCGGCATCGTGACCATCGACGACGTGGCCGACGTGGTGGAGGCCGAGGCCACCGAGGACATCCAGCTCCTCGCCGGCGTCGAGGCGCTGGGTGAGCCCTACATGCGGACCTCGCTCGGTTCGATGCTCCGCAAGCGCGGGCTGGCGCTGGCGGTGCTCTTCGTCGTGCAGGTGGTCACCATCGCGATCCTCGGCGGTTTCGACGCGGCGCTCGAGGCCCACCTCATCCTGGCGATGCTCGTGCCGCTGATGATCTCGTGCGGCGGCAACACGGGCACGCAGGCGTCGAGCCTGCTGATCCGCGCCGTGTCGCTCCGCGAGGTGGCGCCGCGGGACTGGCTCCGCGTGGCCCGCAAGGAACTGCTCACCGGCGCGGCGCTGGGGCTGGCGCTCGGGGCGATGGGCGTGGGCATCGTGTTCGTCGTTGATCGCCTCGGGCTGGCGACGACCGACGAGCCCGCCCGCGTCGGCCTGGCCGTGGGCCTGGCGGTCTTCGCGATCGTGACCTGGGCGGCGATGCTCGGCGGGCTGCTGCCGCTGGCGCTCGAGAAGCTGCGGGCCGACCCGGCCAACCTATCCAGCCCGCTCGTCGCCACGCTGATGGACATCAGCGGCATCCTCATCTACCTGGGCGTGGCGACGGCCCTACTGGGCGTCTGA
- a CDS encoding DUF255 domain-containing protein, producing the protein MPPPDAPENQAANRSANELAGETSPYLLQHAHNPVPWRPWGDAAFEEARRRDMPVFLSVGYATCYWCHVMERESFEDEATARLMAEHFVCVKVDREERPDVDEAYMAATQIMTGSGGWPMSVFLEPEGGKPFWCGTYFPRQPAHGRPSFAQVLGGMAAAWKDQRSEVLEQAGTLADAVRRSLGVDAGGAPRIAVGPQAVAKAVQALAQMVDRTNGGFGGAPKFPQPVYLELLLEARQSVDEDTRAAIDTAVVRALDAMALGGIHDHVGGGFHRYAVDATWTVPHFEKMLYDNAQLMAVYARAAAIYDDAHFAHVVARIDRWARREMRLDGGGYASALDAEVDHREGLNYLWTPEQVRDALSDGGDAAIEAYGLDAGPNFRDPHHPEDPPANVLRLEARRNDPADLDAANAALLAVRDARKQPIRDDKVLASWNAMALAGLARAAASLGRTDYLDPASDLAGFLRTRMVASDGLPFRTWRSGVAKQPGFLEDAAYYALGLAELARAQRALDRGDGADSIEHAATVLDAAWRTFGDPDRPGVLYDTRSAELFVRGRSTYDGAVPSAQSALLHAMATLHELDPGGGHAERARLLLASLSGAIAESPVATAGSTAALLRWLRLDPDLARDATAAEAERLEADGPPIDPDFTPVEIYANGDRVTLAPGAPAQIDLVLRIAPGWHIYAADPGGEDLPGLRVGLHRGSGVRVYADYPKGSPWSRDTGVLVHERELEFPVALELEGEWSGRPMLAVRFQACDDSRCLPPRVVELDVAIDRAGASDAQ; encoded by the coding sequence ATGCCGCCGCCTGACGCGCCGGAGAACCAGGCTGCCAACCGGTCCGCCAATGAGCTCGCCGGCGAGACCAGCCCCTACCTGCTGCAGCACGCGCACAACCCGGTGCCCTGGCGGCCGTGGGGCGATGCTGCCTTCGAGGAGGCCCGCCGGCGGGACATGCCCGTCTTCCTGAGCGTCGGCTACGCCACCTGCTATTGGTGCCACGTGATGGAGCGCGAGAGCTTCGAGGACGAGGCCACCGCGCGGCTCATGGCGGAGCACTTCGTGTGCGTCAAGGTCGACCGCGAGGAACGCCCCGACGTCGACGAGGCCTACATGGCCGCCACCCAGATCATGACCGGCTCGGGCGGCTGGCCCATGAGCGTCTTCCTCGAGCCCGAGGGCGGCAAGCCCTTCTGGTGCGGCACCTACTTCCCCAGGCAGCCCGCGCACGGGCGGCCCAGCTTCGCACAGGTGCTCGGCGGCATGGCCGCGGCGTGGAAGGACCAGCGGAGCGAGGTGCTCGAGCAGGCCGGCACGCTCGCCGACGCCGTGCGGCGGAGCCTGGGCGTCGACGCGGGCGGCGCGCCGCGCATCGCGGTCGGCCCGCAGGCGGTCGCCAAGGCCGTGCAGGCGCTCGCGCAGATGGTCGACCGCACCAACGGCGGCTTCGGCGGCGCACCCAAGTTTCCCCAGCCGGTGTACCTGGAGCTGCTGCTCGAAGCACGCCAGTCGGTGGACGAGGACACCCGCGCCGCCATCGACACGGCGGTGGTGCGAGCCCTCGACGCCATGGCGCTGGGCGGCATCCACGACCACGTCGGCGGCGGCTTCCATCGCTACGCCGTGGACGCGACGTGGACCGTGCCCCACTTCGAGAAGATGCTCTACGACAACGCCCAGCTGATGGCGGTGTACGCCCGGGCGGCGGCGATCTACGACGACGCCCACTTCGCGCACGTCGTCGCACGCATCGACCGGTGGGCCCGCCGAGAGATGCGCCTGGATGGTGGGGGCTACGCGTCGGCCCTGGACGCCGAGGTCGACCACCGCGAGGGGCTCAACTACCTGTGGACGCCCGAGCAGGTCCGCGACGCGCTCAGCGACGGAGGCGACGCCGCCATCGAGGCCTACGGGCTCGACGCGGGGCCCAACTTCCGCGACCCGCACCATCCCGAGGATCCGCCCGCGAACGTGCTGCGTCTGGAGGCGCGGCGCAACGACCCCGCGGACCTCGACGCCGCCAACGCCGCGCTGCTCGCCGTGCGCGATGCGCGGAAGCAACCGATCCGCGACGACAAGGTGCTCGCGTCGTGGAACGCGATGGCGCTCGCGGGCCTGGCGCGGGCGGCGGCGTCCCTCGGCCGCACCGACTACCTCGACCCCGCTTCGGATCTGGCCGGCTTCCTGCGCACACGGATGGTCGCCAGCGACGGCCTGCCCTTCCGAACCTGGCGCAGCGGCGTCGCCAAGCAGCCCGGCTTCCTTGAGGACGCGGCCTACTACGCGCTGGGCCTCGCGGAGCTTGCACGAGCGCAGCGGGCACTGGACCGGGGCGATGGCGCCGACTCGATCGAGCACGCGGCTACCGTCCTCGATGCCGCGTGGCGGACCTTCGGCGATCCCGATCGCCCCGGCGTGCTCTACGACACGAGGTCGGCCGAGTTGTTCGTGCGGGGCCGCTCGACCTACGACGGCGCCGTGCCCAGCGCCCAGAGCGCGCTGCTGCACGCAATGGCGACGCTGCACGAGCTGGATCCCGGCGGCGGCCACGCCGAGCGCGCGAGGCTGCTGCTGGCATCGCTGTCGGGCGCGATCGCCGAGTCGCCCGTCGCTACGGCGGGCTCGACGGCGGCCCTGCTCCGCTGGCTGCGGCTGGATCCCGATCTTGCCCGCGACGCGACGGCCGCCGAAGCCGAGCGGCTCGAGGCCGACGGCCCGCCGATCGATCCAGACTTCACGCCCGTGGAGATCTACGCCAACGGCGACCGCGTGACGCTCGCGCCCGGCGCCCCGGCGCAGATCGATCTGGTGCTCCGCATCGCCCCCGGCTGGCACATCTACGCGGCCGATCCCGGGGGCGAGGATCTGCCCGGCCTCCGCGTCGGCCTGCACCGTGGCTCGGGCGTCCGCGTGTACGCCGACTACCCCAAGGGCTCCCCGTGGTCGCGGGACACCGGCGTCCTGGTGCACGAGCGGGAATTGGAGTTCCCCGTCGCTCTCGAGCTGGAGGGCGAGTGGTCGGGCCGGCCGATGCTCGCCGTCCGCTTCCAGGCGTGCGACGACTCCCGGTGCCTGCCGCCGCGGGTCGTCGAGCTCGACGTGGCGATCGATCGCGCCGGCGCGTCAGACGCCCAGTAG